Within the Feifania hominis genome, the region TGATCTGTCATGTCTTCCATTCTGGTCATCGATACCGGCTCCTCCAGCATGCGCGGAATTCTGTTTGATGAGGAGGGCCGTATGGCATTCACCAGGCAGCAAAAATACACCATGTATACTGCGCCCGGCGGCATCGCCGAGTATGACCCCGGCGATTTTGAGAGCTGTCTTCAGGCGATCTGTAGCTGCTGTGTCCGGTGGGCCGGCGACAGCGGCGTCTCCATCGGCGCGCTCTCTTTCACCAGCCAGCGCAGCAGTATCCTGCCCCTATCGGCCGAGGGCAAGCCTCTCGGCCGCATTATGACCTGGTATGACAAACGGGCCGCAGCCATCTGTGAAGAGTTAAAGCAGCGCCACGCTCAGGAGATCTATCGGATTGCCGGTATGCTGCCCACCCCCGTTCTCTCCGCCCCCAAGATCGCCTGGCTGAGACGTCACAGACCCAGGATCTATGCCGCCTCCCACAAAATTCTGGGCATCCATGACTACCTGATTTATCTCTGTACTGGTGAACTCGTCACCGATGTGACTCTGGCGAGCCGGACCAATCTGATGGATGCCCGCTCTCTCACCTGGAGTCCACGTCTGCTGGAGATCTTTGAGGTCGATCAGGAAAAGCTGGCCCAGCTGCTGCCAGCCGGGTCCGTCGCGGGATACGTCACGCCCACCTTTGCCGAGGCCACCGGTCTCACCGCTGGAATTCCGGTCGTCTCGGCCGGCGGCGATCAGCAGTGCAGCGTTCTGGGGCAGGGCCTGTTTCGCCCCGGCATGGCAGGGCTTACCTGCGGCAGTGGCGCATATCTGGCCGCCGTTACCAATCAGCCCGTCTTCGACTCCAAAGCTCGAGTCAACTTGAATGCCGCTGTGACGCCCGGGCACTGGATTCTGGAGGCCAGCACGCTTTCCAGCGGCACCGTACAGGATTGGTTCGACCGCACTTTCTACGGCCCTTCGAGCAGCTGTGCTCCATTGAGAGATCTGTATCACGAGATCGAAGCTGCTCCACCCGGAGCCAACGGTGTCTTAATGCTTCCCGATCTGGCGGGAAA harbors:
- a CDS encoding FGGY-family carbohydrate kinase, giving the protein MSSILVIDTGSSSMRGILFDEEGRMAFTRQQKYTMYTAPGGIAEYDPGDFESCLQAICSCCVRWAGDSGVSIGALSFTSQRSSILPLSAEGKPLGRIMTWYDKRAAAICEELKQRHAQEIYRIAGMLPTPVLSAPKIAWLRRHRPRIYAASHKILGIHDYLIYLCTGELVTDVTLASRTNLMDARSLTWSPRLLEIFEVDQEKLAQLLPAGSVAGYVTPTFAEATGLTAGIPVVSAGGDQQCSVLGQGLFRPGMAGLTCGSGAYLAAVTNQPVFDSKARVNLNAAVTPGHWILEASTLSSGTVQDWFDRTFYGPSSSCAPLRDLYHEIEAAPPGANGVLMLPDLAGKGCPDWDHYAHGIFYNMGLSTTRSDCARAMLEALAAEIAECYQVFRELLPSLAGLSVTGGLTKSCIFNQIIADMIDFPVNKCHNEEATAIGAFVVAACALGQIGSPEEAALFSSSQGNGHYTPNPERVSLYRRINQARRILYESIPGRQLTDLLTPGL